A genomic region of Micromonospora sp. NBRC 110009 contains the following coding sequences:
- a CDS encoding DUF6458 family protein: MGIGTSIFLIAVGAILTFAMDASIGGVNLDVVGWILMAAGVLGLIMFTLVWGRRREVVTTTDPVEYRRVEERRDVAPPL; encoded by the coding sequence ATGGGAATCGGTACCAGCATCTTCCTGATCGCGGTCGGCGCGATCCTCACCTTCGCGATGGACGCCAGCATCGGCGGGGTCAACCTGGACGTCGTCGGCTGGATCCTGATGGCGGCCGGGGTGCTCGGCCTGATCATGTTCACGCTGGTGTGGGGCCGCCGCCGTGAGGTGGTCACCACGACCGATCCGGTGGAGTACCGGCGGGTCGAGGAGCGGCGGGACGTCGCCCCGCCGCTGTGA